The genome window ttgtttagTTCAAGCGTTGTTGAggaaaaaaagagtgaaaatctacattaaatataaattatctcATATTTAACCACAAGATCTAAATATCATTCAATTGAACTACTACATGAAATACACAATGAAGACCAACAGATCATATCAACATAagataacaacaaaaattaaattaaaaacatcatTTGCAgaccaaaagaaaaacatttaaGCTACACACAGATTGACATTTTCAAATGTTCTTTAAGCTGTAAACTTGGGACATGGAGGGATATGTCTAGTCGCGGATCTTTTTGTAAAGTGTGAAGGTTGATATCATTGAGAGCAACACCAGAAGGATGGCAGCAAACAGTGAGAGCGCAAGCGAGCTCGCTGTGTATCGACAGAACTTGTCGTAGACATTGCAGATTTTGGTCCACCCGACGTGAGTGTTGCCCTTTAATCCGATATAACCGACGGCCCCTGCTGCACCGGTTGCAGAGGCCACGATCCCGACAAATACCTGCATGGTATTGTTGGGAGTCAAAATCGGTCATCAATTATCTATGGTTGAGCTAGTGTTCTCGATTAGACTCAGGAGCTAATTGAATAAAGTAGTAAGATGCTTGAATTCTACTCGTTAAATAgataacaaaaacaaatttaaattttcgaATCACACAAGAATTACTTACCACATCGAAGAAAGCAAAAAAGAGCAAGAAGGTTTTGGAATAGGTAGGGTTAAGGACGATTGAAAGTGATGCCAACGCAGTGATAATGCTGTAGAAGCCTGTTACTGATAATGCTGCTATAAAATATCTGCACAAATGGtacataatttaacaaaatacaaaagatattatatatataaaaaaattagggtaaactacaaaaatagtcacttttattttattcagaTTACActttaatcacttatgtttgaaatattatgttttagtcacttacgttatcgttcaTTACGAAGTGGCCACTCTACCGTTAAACTTCGTTACCTCCCTAAtggcagtccaaattaaatttatttaattaaaaacttattttcatcCTAGCAACTAGACATCCAAGTTGGTATTTAAAACCCGTTTGGACTGCCATGTAGGACTACCGTGAAGAAGATAGCGGAGTTTAATGgtagagtgatcacttcgtaataaaacgataacgtaaaatttcaaacataaatgactaaaatgtaatccgaggcaaacaaaaataactatttttataatttaccttaTAAATTATGTCCTATTTTCTTTAGCAACATGGATTTTAATATTgcaaactattaaaaatatagtgTCATTCTATTACAAAAATTCTTCAAAagttttagataaatttatttggCACAAAACCCTTTTTCAATGATTCTCATCAGcaaataatcttttaacaaattCTTAATAGTTGGTTTAATGTACTTATTAAAAGATATCatagaaaattttacattttaaccccaaAATTTCATAGTTTTATTTCATCCCTAAACAAAATTCCTGAATTTTTCCTTATATTTAAGAAATAACTTACAttgagattttgtttttcttttatcttatatataaatttacaacATATGAAAGgtttattaaactaaattcacaaGAATGCAATTATTGAGATTAGCGACCTCCTTATCACACTATTTATCACACTATCTTTCAATTAAAGAGTCaagtttatatttcttttcaccTGTACCCCTTCTGCCTTATGGTCATGGATAAGCTCAAATGTTTGGCATGTGATAGCTATGGGTGTGGGACACAAGattattatttactttgttTGTTGCCATTTGAAATTTCAACAAGAAATTTCCACATTGCAGCCAAAATGTGTAATAGGAACATTCTGTTTTTTAGCTAAGCCCCTAGTGAGAT of Gossypium raimondii isolate GPD5lz chromosome 3, ASM2569854v1, whole genome shotgun sequence contains these proteins:
- the LOC105796811 gene encoding CASP-like protein 1D1, which encodes MASTDKTAVPLSSPKSEATPPSAVAAAAKSPFNYSFVDVALRVLLFAATLTSVVVMATSKETELVPVPGFPLIRIQLQAKFNHSPALVYFIAALSVTGFYSIITALASLSIVLNPTYSKTFLLFFAFFDVVFVGIVASATGAAGAVGYIGLKGNTHVGWTKICNVYDKFCRYTASSLALSLFAAILLVLLSMISTFTLYKKIRD